The window TTTTTCAGGGTGGGGAAAACCTCTTTGATGAACCAGTATCCTACTTTTGTctgaaataaaataagaattaaGTCAAattagttttgcttttgtttttggGTTTAACAAGATAACTTTTTTAGATATGTTAATAAAAAGTTCAGCAACCAGTACAAGGCCACCATCGGCGCTGACTTCTTGACTAAGGAAGTCCAGTTTGAAGATCGTCTTTTCACTTTACAGGTTCTTACTAGTCGCTCTCTATCAGTGAACTACTTCTTTTGTCAACAGAGTGTTGCTGTATTTATATTCAGGAGAGAGTTTATGACTATTACATGAGACTAGCTTAGAAAAACGCTAATTTGACTAAAGAAGGATAGCTCTAAGTTGTCCCAAGTCTTGTGTCTCACTCCACAGTCGCCAAGCTTTCACATTTGTGGGATCTCTACCTTCTTTGCTTGAACAAAGCTCACTtgtttctatcttttttttttatcaatgtgTGGGTTATTATTACAGATATGGGATACAGCTGGACAGGAAAGGTTCCAGAGCCTTGGTGTAGCTTTCTACCGAGGTGCTGATTGCTGTGTGCTTGTATATGATGTCAACTCCATGAAATCATTTGAAAACCTCAACACCTGGCGAGAAGAGTTTCTCATCCAGGTTCCAAAACTCAACCTTGTTCTCACCCCTCACTATTGGCAGAGCATTAACTAAGAGTTTAACTGTCCCTTTACAGGCGAGTCCATCTGATCCAGAGAATTTTCCCTTTGTTCTTATCGGAAACAAGGTGGACGTGGATGGTGGAAACAGCAGAGTGGTATGTATTATGTATGATGATAAGCCTACTTAATTTTCCATTGAGATGTAACATTAACTTCCACGCATTGATGACACAGGTTTCAGAGAAGAAGGCTAAAGCTTGGTGTGCTTCAAAGGGAAACATTCCCTACTTTGAGACCTCTGCTAAGGAAGGCACCAATGTCGAGGAAGCTTTCCAGTGCATTGCCAAGAACGCTCTGAAGACCGGCGAAGAGGAAGAGCTGTAAGTTTCAAAACAGTTCAGACTCTCTATACATCTTTTAAAGTCGCGAGTTTGGTCTCAACAtttgtcttttctttctttagatATTTGCCAGACACAATCGATGTGGGGACAAGCAATCAACCGAGATCTTCAGGGTGTGAATGCTAAATGGGTTTGTCTCTCTCCGAGAAGATTGCTTTTGAGTTCAACAATGTGTTTTGGTGTCTCCtctcattccctctcttcaccaGCTATCTCTAAAGTTTATTACATGCTGTAAATTTGTTCTTTTGTGTGAAAAAAAGAACCCTTCAAATCCATGGACTACTTGTTCAGTGTTCCTTCTTTTTCATTatataaaaacttattttaaatgtgtgtttcttttaaaattaaactatttcaCATTTTCTAAGCAACTTTATATTTGTTTGATATTTGCATAATTAATTTCAgtttataatgttttttataattgtttgaaTTTTATCTAATTTGTGtattaaacaatattttcaatTCTTTTATCTAAGAAAAATTGATATCATAAACATGAGTAACTCTTTGTGGTTtataaagaaaacatattatttcATTCAAGTAACATATCGGATCAAATTTATACATCTTTTGTATGCCATATTCCCATCCAAATCCTATTAAAAAAAGCCTCACTGCTTGTTTAATCCAATCTCAACCTCAGGATTCGAACTGGAGTTCTTGTTGTTACTCTTGGAGTCTCTCCACCTAAACCCACTAAAAAGCTCATCCATATCCTCAAGCATCCTCCCTTGCGTCTCCGGCAAGAAAGTATAGAAAAACACCCAAGCCACCGTCGCAATCCCACCGAACAAATAAAACGCTCCTCCGGTGGTCATCCCTTTCGACATCGGCAAAAACGTCATCGAGATCACACCGCTCGTCACCCTGTTCACCACCACACCCATACTTGACCCCTGCGACCTCAGCCGCAACGGGAATATCTCCGAGCTGTAAACCCACGTGATAGGCCCAGCTCCTATAGAAAACGTGGCCACGTAAGTCATCACCGTCGCGATGCTCAACACCACGGCCCACATCACTTTCTTATCCGACTGGTCTATAACCGTCAGGGAGGTCCCTAACACCGCTAGAGAGATAACCATCCCTCCGACACTAGTTAGAAGCAACGGTCGTCTTCCGACACGGTCTAGTAAGAAAGTAGCAACTAATATGAACGATGTTTTTACGATTCCTACCGCTACGGTCGCGAGAAGCTGCTCGTGATCCGTTTCGAGCCCCGCGGTTTTGAAGATCCTCGGCGAGAAGAGAACCACCGCGTCGATGCCGGAAGCCTGCTGGAAGAAATGGATCCCGATGGCGGCGATCATGACGCGGCGCACGGCGGGAGTGGGGCGGAGGAGGAGCTCTTTCCACACTCCTTCTCCGTGGCTGTTCCTCCTCGAGACCTGGACGACGTCGTCGTGGCAGTCGGCGGGGATCCCGGCGGCTTCTTTGATGTCTTCGAGGCGGAGGGAGGCTTCCGCGGGGGAGTCGGAGGTTTTGTCGAGGACGCGTTTGGCTTCGCCGAGGCGGCCTTGCATGACGAACCACCGCGGTGACTCGGGCATGGCGAGGACGCCGATGGCGAGGACGACGGAAGGTATGGCGCCGATGCCGAGCATGAATCGCCAGCCGAGCTTGAGAGGGAACTTTGAGAAGGCGAGGTTTGATACGTAGCCGAGCATTATTCCCGCGTTGATGAAGACCTGTACACGTCAGCAAAACCATTCCGTCACGTCAGATATTATtgtcttttttataaattaattaaatttgtcATAATCTCTTTTGAAAACATGGACCAAACCTACCAAACTATCTATATTTTGGCCTAAACGTTATAAAGATGATGAACGAAAGTCAACGATTTGTTGATAatgatgtttgtttttaatatttttttacaaaaaactaCTTTTGGTCGACTACTGAAAAATACATTTGACATTATGCTCTGAATTTTTGTTTACTAgtaaattaaaatgattttttctgCTACGTAACGTAAATTTTAGACCagaattaaaaactaaaacatgCACCAAATCTAccaaaataactatattttggCTAAATCGTTATATATGTGTTtatattttgttacaaaaaccACTAAATGTAAAAGATATATACTAAgatcaaaaatacatttttttttggcttagatcaaaaatacatttaacaACTCTTTTCTGAATTTTATTTACAGGTAATCAttgtaaaaatgatttttctgctaaagtaacatattttataaaaaaaacaaaaaaataaagagttttttttttattgttcatGGCCTAGGATCATTTTGCAAACATTGAGTAAGTTATAGATCATTAGATCCTATATAATAAGGTCATTTCTAATTGTTATCATAAAAAAATACAGGAAATTACTTACCCCAATGAATCTGATTAATTATCTTAGGCGTTAGGCTTCCAGAAAATTAATCTTCATTTAGCAACTTgagaaatttttaatattaatttcattaaaatatatacctCAGGGAAAGAGGTGAGGAAGCCCCGAGAAGACGCCGGAGAGACTTCGGCGGTATAGACAGGTGCGATCATGAGGGCATAACCAACCCCTATACCGGCGACAAACCTCCCGAACATGAGAAAAGCGTAGTTAGGTGCGAATCCCATGAGGAGTGCTCCAGCGAAGAATATAGCTCCGGCCAACACGATTGTGTAACGCCGACCAATCCAATCAGATGTTCTACCGGCGGCACAAGATCCAAGGAGTGAATAAATGTTGAGGATTCCGGCGAGGATACCGATTTGAAGATCACTAATCTTCAAATCTCTCTTGATATAAATCATTGCTCCACTCATCACTCCTATATCTATATATTACAAAAAATGATTATCAACTGACAAACGAGATGTACACATAGTCACACATCTAAACAAAAGTAATGTATTGGAATTATATGAATCAGATGTCAACATCCATAAATGATTATGTGTTGCTAACAACATCCTGATAGTTAAAAATGTGTGCCGGCTTTAAAGAATATGCAGGTGATTGTATAATTAGCGGTGATCTGCTATTTTGTTGCGTTGACCAAAAAGAGAGGCTAACGAGAAAACTAACCATAACCAAGGAGGATGGAAGTCATGGAAGCTAAGATTGCACACGCGAAAGCATACTTGTTCCTCTTTGGTTTAGCCTGCGGACCTAACTCCGGTACATGTTTTGTGGAATCCCCATGTTTTGTTGCCGGTGCTGGCGAAGGGACTGATTGGTTTTCCGGCGTGAAACCTGTCATTTAGAGTGTGGAGGGTGAGAGAGACAGTTGTGCGGAATGAGTATACGAACAACTTGTGGCAATGAGCTATGTCTTAAATAGACGTTTTGTATTAAGACGAGTCTCTTGGAAAGGGCAAAATTGTCCGATACAATGGGAACACTGCCTGCCTAAAGTTACATGCATCGCATTGGCATGTTTCGTTAGAGACAAAACATAAATATCAGTAGAGGAACGGCAACTAATGATACATCAGTTTCGtttttatatgtaattattCAGTACAATTTTATATTGACCTTATTTGGATTTACTCTACCAACAATGACGACCACATTGAAAAATATAGGAGGGCTTTAAAGGTAATCTCGTAAAAGGCTACTTGTTGTCCATGTGAGCTTTGTTGATCTTGAGGATTGAACTATTGAACACATAAAAGACGGTTCAAATAGTGTTatttatttcaatttaaaaccATTTTCCTTCTGTAACCTACTggtctaaataaataaatgaaaaacaacCAGCGGGCAGCTAATATATTTATGCGATATGGGGTAAGATAAGATACACCAATAGCCGCAGTTTCCACAGTTTACAGATTCGGATCGATGGCACTGGATATAATCTCTAGCCAAGAAATCTGTATTAGCTTCCTATTTTCCTTAATATATAATCGTAGTGCTTATTTTGCTTTTAGATCGATGTTTTCTGTGTATGTTGATTTTGTTTGTAGATTGATGTTTTCTGTCTGTGTAACCTAGAGACTGATGTTTATTCCGGTGAACCGGATTTGTACTGTTCAGATCCCCATTTATGAGTTGATTCAATTtaatagaaattatttttaaaaatcgtaGTGTTTATTCTGCGTATGGCGTACCTTGCTTTGAGGTTGAGACAGGGCTTATCCAACAATGAGACTTATGAGAGTACTTCCACTTTCGTTTATGAGGGCGAAAGGACACTCATATACGCATGTAAATTACTTTTTATCTAAAACAAAGATAAAAGTGTAACGCATGTTCTTTTGCTAAACTGCAAATATCAAATTAATGATTGAAGGTGTTACAAGAGCAAGACCTTCGTTTTATGTAACGCATGTTCTCTTGTTCGAATCCTTTTGAAGCTTTCTGTGATGACTATTCACGTAAGTGTGCATGTTTTTCAcgtataaaaccaaaaaaaaaactacgtaACGAAATATTTATGCGTAATTTGGAATTCTAACTAAAGTAAgttgattaattaaaaaaagttgATTAGTTAATGACTTTTATGCATAATATGGGATTCTGATAAAATTTAtgtgttttattattatatatttgattaaaatgTGTTCATTGTTGAAGTGTAGTATTAAGTATTATTCTCTTTGTTTCTCAAATAGTGTCACCTtagcattttttttgttatacaaacaatgattttttagaatttcaatgcattttatatttactttcaaCTGGATATTAATTGTAAaatgtattaatttaataataaatttatttatcttaaataatattggttaaacatatataatttatctcttaaataaaaaataaataccttttaatcattattttaatatctgtgaaaaattacaaaaaatgcgTGAGT of the Brassica rapa cultivar Chiifu-401-42 chromosome A03, CAAS_Brap_v3.01, whole genome shotgun sequence genome contains:
- the LOC103859775 gene encoding ras-related protein RABG3f, yielding MPSRRRTLLKVIILGDSGVGKTSLMNQYVNKKFSNQYKATIGADFLTKEVQFEDRLFTLQIWDTAGQERFQSLGVAFYRGADCCVLVYDVNSMKSFENLNTWREEFLIQASPSDPENFPFVLIGNKVDVDGGNSRVVSEKKAKAWCASKGNIPYFETSAKEGTNVEEAFQCIAKNALKTGEEEELYLPDTIDVGTSNQPRSSGCEC
- the LOC103859776 gene encoding polyol transporter 5, producing MTGFTPENQSVPSPAPATKHGDSTKHVPELGPQAKPKRNKYAFACAILASMTSILLGYDIGVMSGAMIYIKRDLKISDLQIGILAGILNIYSLLGSCAAGRTSDWIGRRYTIVLAGAIFFAGALLMGFAPNYAFLMFGRFVAGIGVGYALMIAPVYTAEVSPASSRGFLTSFPEVFINAGIMLGYVSNLAFSKFPLKLGWRFMLGIGAIPSVVLAIGVLAMPESPRWFVMQGRLGEAKRVLDKTSDSPAEASLRLEDIKEAAGIPADCHDDVVQVSRRNSHGEGVWKELLLRPTPAVRRVMIAAIGIHFFQQASGIDAVVLFSPRIFKTAGLETDHEQLLATVAVGIVKTSFILVATFLLDRVGRRPLLLTSVGGMVISLAVLGTSLTVIDQSDKKVMWAVVLSIATVMTYVATFSIGAGPITWVYSSEIFPLRLRSQGSSMGVVVNRVTSGVISMTFLPMSKGMTTGGAFYLFGGIATVAWVFFYTFLPETQGRMLEDMDELFSGFRWRDSKSNNKNSSSNPEVEIGLNKQ